The genome window TATGAAACAAATTGAAGGACACCTTATTATGAGGAATTATCAAGGATTTTTGAAATAAAAGGGGGAGGATTTATGAGAGTAATACTTTTAGGACCCCCAGGTGCAGGCAAAGGGACGCAAGCTGTGAAAATTGCTAAGGAGTTTGACATTCCTCACATATCTACTGGAGATATTTTTAGACAAAATTTAAGAGACAATACTGACTTAGGGAAACTTGCAAAAGAATACATGGACAAAGGATTATTGGTCCCCGATGAGGTTACGAATAAAATAGTAGAAGATAGATTAGAAAAAGATGATTGCCAAACAGGGTTTTTATTAGATGGTTACCCCAGAAATGTTGCACAGGCTGAGGAATTAGACAGGTTTTTACATGACAAAGGCATTCATTTAGATTGTGTATTAAACATTGAAGTTGACAGAGAAGTTTTAATTGAAAGAATAACAGGTAGAAGAGTATGTCCTAATTGCGGTGCGACTTATCACATAAAGACTTCGCCTCCTGCGGTC of Thermoanaerobacter uzonensis DSM 18761 contains these proteins:
- a CDS encoding adenylate kinase, producing the protein MRVILLGPPGAGKGTQAVKIAKEFDIPHISTGDIFRQNLRDNTDLGKLAKEYMDKGLLVPDEVTNKIVEDRLEKDDCQTGFLLDGYPRNVAQAEELDRFLHDKGIHLDCVLNIEVDREVLIERITGRRVCPNCGATYHIKTSPPAVDNVCDQCGAQLIQRSDDKLESVVKRLEVYESQTRPLIEYYTKKNTLVNIDGNKSVEEVFEDIKKALGDRGK